A stretch of the Rhizobium sullae genome encodes the following:
- a CDS encoding carbohydrate ABC transporter permease produces the protein MATRPDLLRPNSVSRNRALRRIGTFVSYAALSLIAMLFLFPFFWMVSNAVRSNTEVLAVPVRILPQEYQWGTFVEALVSLPFGTFLFNSFVVASGVTAIVIAVSCLSAYSFARLKFPGREGLLLAYLGTLMIPQVMLVIPLFLVVSKLGWVNTYHGMIMPVAFGSFGTFLLRQFFLGIPKDLDEAAMIDGASRLRILVTIIVPLAMPAIGLLALFTFMGQWNSFLWPLIVTNGMEKATLPLGLTLFQTQQGTSWNYIMAGAAISMLPGIVLAVVLQRVIYRGVTIGSGFGGR, from the coding sequence ATGGCGACTAGGCCGGACCTGTTACGCCCGAATTCCGTATCGCGGAACAGAGCCCTGCGGCGCATTGGCACCTTCGTCAGTTATGCCGCGCTTTCGCTGATCGCCATGCTTTTCCTCTTCCCGTTTTTCTGGATGGTGTCGAACGCGGTTCGCTCCAACACGGAAGTGCTGGCCGTGCCGGTTCGCATTCTGCCGCAGGAATATCAATGGGGAACCTTTGTCGAAGCATTGGTCTCACTGCCGTTTGGAACCTTCCTGTTCAATTCCTTCGTAGTCGCCAGCGGCGTCACGGCGATCGTGATTGCGGTGTCCTGCCTTTCCGCCTACTCATTCGCGCGGTTGAAATTTCCCGGCCGGGAGGGGCTGCTGCTGGCTTATCTCGGCACGCTGATGATCCCGCAGGTGATGCTGGTCATCCCGCTCTTTCTGGTGGTCAGCAAGCTCGGCTGGGTCAACACCTATCACGGCATGATCATGCCTGTCGCGTTCGGCTCCTTCGGCACGTTTCTGTTGCGGCAGTTCTTTCTCGGCATTCCCAAGGATCTCGATGAGGCGGCGATGATCGATGGGGCTTCGCGCCTGCGTATCCTGGTTACGATCATCGTTCCGCTCGCCATGCCGGCCATCGGCCTGCTGGCGCTTTTCACCTTCATGGGGCAGTGGAACAGCTTCCTGTGGCCGCTGATCGTCACCAACGGCATGGAGAAAGCCACGCTGCCTCTCGGGCTCACCTTGTTCCAGACACAACAGGGCACCTCGTGGAATTACATTATGGCAGGCGCGGCGATCTCCATGCTGCCGGGCATCGTCCTGGCCGTCGTGCTGCAGAGGGTAATCTACCGGGGCGTCACCATCGGCTCCGGCTTCGGCGGGCGTTAA